A region from the Plutella xylostella chromosome 8, ilPluXylo3.1, whole genome shotgun sequence genome encodes:
- the LOC105381670 gene encoding coiled-coil-helix-coiled-coil-helix domain-containing protein 10, mitochondrial-like isoform X2, with amino-acid sequence MPPGRSGRSGGGGGSKGAGNRSGRRRDYQHAPAQQPVVVLRPAPRRSMFRDAAAIAGGVTVGTAVGHVAGEAITGMFSGRKKEQVEESLPRGYQLGAEPSGPCAFEISQFLQCASQTENLDGCAYYNDALKECKKRNRLP; translated from the exons ATGCCTCCTGGACGAAGTGGTCGCAgcggtggtggtggtggaAGCAAAGGTGCAGGAAATAGGAGTGG ccgccgccgcgactACCAGCACGCGCCGGCGCAGCAGCCCGTGGTGGTCCTGCGCCCGGCGCCGCGGCGGTCCATGTTCCGGGACGCCGCCGCCATAGCGGGGGGCGTCACTGTCGGCACGGCTGTG GGTCACGTGGCCGGCGAAGCCATTACGGGCATGTTCTCTGGGCGCAAGAAGGAGCAAGTAGAGGAGAGTCTTCCCCGAGGGTACCAGCTGGGCGCCGAGCCGAGTGGGCCCTGCGCCTTCGAGATCTCACAGTTCCTGCAGTGCGCCAGCCAGACGGAGAATCTAGATGGGTGCGCGTATTACAATGACGCTCTAAAGGAGTGCAAGAAGCGGAACC GTTTGCCGTAA
- the LOC105381670 gene encoding coiled-coil-helix-coiled-coil-helix domain-containing protein 10, mitochondrial-like isoform X1: MPPGRSGRSGGGGGSKGAGNRSGSGNKPARRPPPPPPPVVAAPPQRSMFRDAAAVAGGVAVGSAVGHVAGEAITGMFSGRKKEQVEESLPRGYQLGAEPSGPCAFEISQFLQCASQTENLDGCAYYNDALKECKKRNRLP, from the exons ATGCCTCCTGGACGAAGTGGTCGCAgcggtggtggtggtggaAGCAAAGGTGCAGGAAATAGGAGTGG GAGCGGCAACAAGCCAGCAAGGaggccgccaccgccgccgccgccggtcgTTGCGGCGCCTCCGCAGAGGTCAATGTTTCGTGATGCAGCGGCCGTGGCCGGGGGTGTGGCCGTTGGGTCGGCGGTG GGTCACGTGGCCGGCGAAGCCATTACGGGCATGTTCTCTGGGCGCAAGAAGGAGCAAGTAGAGGAGAGTCTTCCCCGAGGGTACCAGCTGGGCGCCGAGCCGAGTGGGCCCTGCGCCTTCGAGATCTCACAGTTCCTGCAGTGCGCCAGCCAGACGGAGAATCTAGATGGGTGCGCGTATTACAATGACGCTCTAAAGGAGTGCAAGAAGCGGAACC GTTTGCCGTAA
- the LOC105381669 gene encoding coiled-coil-helix-coiled-coil-helix domain-containing protein 10, mitochondrial: protein MPRRGRSASPPPAPQRRAAPAPSRNVPAAAPPSAPAPASAMGQPQQPSMFAQMAATAGGVAVGSAVGHVAGSALTGMFSGGSSSEPAQAQQAAPAQAAYQQAPTQQPQGPCAWEIQQFIQCAQQQHDLSLCEGFNEALRQCKISKGI, encoded by the exons ATGCCCCGTCGTGGAAGATCAGCCAGCCCTCCTCCGGCGCCCCAGCGCAG gGCCGCCCCAGCTCCGAGCCGCAATGTGCCAGCTGCAGCTCCGCCATCGGCCCCAGCCCCAGCCTCGGCCATGGGCCAGCCCCAGCAGCCGTCGATGTTCGCCCAGATGGCAGCCACCGCCGGCGGCGTGGCCGTGGGCTCCGCAGTG GGGCACGTGGCCGGCAGCGCTCTGACCGGCATGTTCAGTGGTGGCAGCAGTAGTGAGCCAGCGCAAGCGCAGCAGGCTGCCCCTGCCCAGGCCGCCTACCAGCAGGCCCCGACACAGCAGCCGCAGGGACCCTGCGCGTGGGAGATCCAGCAGTTCATCCAGTGCGCTCAGCAGCAGCACGACCTGTCACTGTGCGAGGGATTCAATGAGGCTCTCCGTCAGTGCAAAATCAGCAAGGGCATCTAA
- the LOC119690374 gene encoding exonuclease GOR, translated as MGDSQADFSKNVFLVGGITLACVLVHFIYKFFISNKENDLQLVHETESEPVAPVAEATSQQAAPETRPSGKAKKRTTWKTKSEEFSHPWLLKNLKGHPGNVLHMDFSANGKYMASTCDEADSSPEVVAAARRRKPRERRRPPAAPPSPPPPRISPEELAEALRPHLLSPQRMWTLGYPFEIEPNSCKAVVYVNPPPRPRPATSWDVNAPEFVPSGGSCGDSGRGSCGSSPRSDSDEEADAVERTCVRCDALFRMSRDGDYVSEEPCVYHWGRAGAERRYSCCGAAPGARGCSTARLHVWSGTRPGMNGPLDGYVRARSRRGGVFALDTEMCYTTSGLELASVAVVAADGRLVYRALVRPAGRVVDHNTRFSGIRPRDLARATKTLRDVQNDILGFVGSDTILVGHALDNDLRVLKLLHGAVVDTVALYPHARGWPLRRSLRALAAELLGRSVQRGTHSPLEDARAAMDLVLLRVHAERPPRPRPAPAVAPAVALLPYDPLLVPA; from the exons ATGGGCGACTCTCAAGCTGATTTTAGTAAAAACGTATTCCTGGTTGGGGGGATCACTTTAGCGTGTGTTttagtacattttatttacaagttCTTCATTAGTAATAAAGAAAATGACCTGCAACTGGTACATGAAACTGAATCGGAGCCAG TGGCTCCAGTAGCGGAGGCGACGTCTCAGCAGGCCGCGCCGGAGACCCGGCCTAGCGGCAAGGCCAAGAAACGGACCACGTGGAAGACCAAGTCAGAAGAGTTCAGCCACCCCTGGCTGCTGAAGAACCTCAAGGGGCACCCCGGCAATGTCCTGCATATGGACTTCTCCGCCAACGGCAAATATATGGCCTCTACATGCGATG AGGCCGACTCGTCGCCGGAGGTGGTCGCCGCGGCCCGCCGGCGCAAGCCGCGCGAGCGACGCCGCCCCCCGgccgcgccgccgtcgccgccgcccccgAGAATCTCCCCCGAGGAACTAGCCGAGGCGCTGCGGCCGCACCTGCTGTCCCCGCAGCGCATGTGGACGCTCGGCTACCCCTTCGAGATCGAGCCCAACTCGTGCAAGGCCGTGGTGTACGTGaacccgccgccgcgcccgcgccccgccacGTCGTGGGACGTGAACGCGCCCGAGTTCGTGCCCAGCGGCGGCTCGTGCGGGGACTCCGGGCGCGGCTCGTGCGGCAGCTCGCCGCGCTCCGACAGCGACGAGGAGGCGGACGCCGTGGAGCGCACGTGCGTGCGCTGCGACGCGCTGTTCCGCATGTCGCGCGACGGCGACTACGTGAGCGAGGAGCCGTGCGTGTACCACTGGGGCCGCGCGGGCGCCGAGCGCCGCTACAGCTGctgcggcgcggcgccgggcGCGCGCGGCTGCAGCACGGCGCGCCTGCACGTGTGGTCGGGCACGCGGCCCGGCATGAACGGCCCGCTGGACGGCTACGTGCGCGCGCGCTCGCGCCGCGGCGGCGTGTTCGCGCTGGACACGGAGATGTGCTACACCACGAGCGGACTGGAGCTGGCCAGCGTGGCCGTGGTGGCGGCGGACGGGCGGCTCGTGTACCGCGCGCTCGTGCGCCCCGCCGGCCGCGTCGTGGACCACAACACGCGCTTCTCCGGCATCAGGCCGCGCGACCTGGCGCGCGCGACCAAGACGCTGAGGGACGTGCAGAACGACATCCTGGGCTTCGTGGGCTCCGACACCATCCTGGTGGGGCACGCGCTGGACAACGACCTGCGCGTGCTGAAGCTGCTGCACGGCGCCGTGGTGGACACGGTGGCGCTGTACCCGCACGCGCGCGGCTGGCCGCTGCGGCGCTCGCTGCGCGCGCTGGCGGCCGAGCTGCTGGGCCGCAGCGTGCAGCGCGGCACGCACTCGCCGCTGGAGGACGCGCGCGCCGCCATGGACCTGGTGCTGCTGCGCGTGCACGCCgagcgccccccgcgcccgcgccccgcccccgccgtcGCCCCCGCCGTCGCCCTGCTGCCCTACGACCCGCTGCTGGTGCCCGCCTAG